From Coffea arabica cultivar ET-39 chromosome 2e, Coffea Arabica ET-39 HiFi, whole genome shotgun sequence, the proteins below share one genomic window:
- the LOC113730771 gene encoding uncharacterized protein isoform X7, translating to MIRCCPDLPLRGSPAPLLSIDQDLPLRGSPAPLLSVDQDWKATVVRLIFYEKKVEKIFSASSLPHSRSSCLKKSRIGRSKRTQ from the exons atGATTCGCTGTTGTCCAGATCTTCCTCTTCGTGGCTCTCCAGCTCCATTACTCTCCATTGATCAAG ATCTGCCTCTCCGTGGCTCTCCAGCTCCATTACTCTCCGTTGATCAAG ATTGGAAGGCAACAGTTGTTCGTCTCATATTTTATGAGAAAAAGGTAGAG aaaatttttagtGCTTCTTCTCTCCCGCATTCTCGTTCCTCATG CCTTAAGAAATCCAGGATTGGCAGGAGCAAAAGAACTCAGTAG
- the LOC113730771 gene encoding uncharacterized protein isoform X8, with amino-acid sequence MIRCCPDLPLRGSPAPLLSIDQDLPLRGSPAPLLSVDQDWKATVVRLIFYEKKKIFSASSLPHSRSSCLKKSRIGRSKRTQ; translated from the exons atGATTCGCTGTTGTCCAGATCTTCCTCTTCGTGGCTCTCCAGCTCCATTACTCTCCATTGATCAAG ATCTGCCTCTCCGTGGCTCTCCAGCTCCATTACTCTCCGTTGATCAAG ATTGGAAGGCAACAGTTGTTCGTCTCATATTTTATGAGAAAAAG aaaatttttagtGCTTCTTCTCTCCCGCATTCTCGTTCCTCATG CCTTAAGAAATCCAGGATTGGCAGGAGCAAAAGAACTCAGTAG
- the LOC113730771 gene encoding uncharacterized protein isoform X1 — MIRCCPDLPLRGSPAPLLSIDQDLPLRGSPAPLLSVDQDWKATVVRLIFYEKKVEKIFSASSLPHSRSSWFSSSRSKNSVNVAKKVELALFVLLDIRSHHDCGMAFPAIRVSIWILNYFLTKS; from the exons atGATTCGCTGTTGTCCAGATCTTCCTCTTCGTGGCTCTCCAGCTCCATTACTCTCCATTGATCAAG ATCTGCCTCTCCGTGGCTCTCCAGCTCCATTACTCTCCGTTGATCAAG ATTGGAAGGCAACAGTTGTTCGTCTCATATTTTATGAGAAAAAGGTAGAG aaaatttttagtGCTTCTTCTCTCCCGCATTCTCGTTCCTCATG GTTTTCATCTTCAAGGTCAAAGAACTCAGTAAACGTGGCAAAAAAG GTGGAGTTggctttatttgttttgcttGATATTAGATCTCATCATGATTGCGGTATGGCTTTTCCGGCTATTAGAGTAAGTATTTGGATTCTAAATTATTTCTTAACAAAAAGTTGA
- the LOC113730771 gene encoding uncharacterized protein isoform X2: protein MIRCCPDLPLRGSPAPLLSIDQDLPLRGSPAPLLSVDQDWKATVVRLIFYEKKKIFSASSLPHSRSSWFSSSRSKNSVNVAKKVELALFVLLDIRSHHDCGMAFPAIRVSIWILNYFLTKS, encoded by the exons atGATTCGCTGTTGTCCAGATCTTCCTCTTCGTGGCTCTCCAGCTCCATTACTCTCCATTGATCAAG ATCTGCCTCTCCGTGGCTCTCCAGCTCCATTACTCTCCGTTGATCAAG ATTGGAAGGCAACAGTTGTTCGTCTCATATTTTATGAGAAAAAG aaaatttttagtGCTTCTTCTCTCCCGCATTCTCGTTCCTCATG GTTTTCATCTTCAAGGTCAAAGAACTCAGTAAACGTGGCAAAAAAG GTGGAGTTggctttatttgttttgcttGATATTAGATCTCATCATGATTGCGGTATGGCTTTTCCGGCTATTAGAGTAAGTATTTGGATTCTAAATTATTTCTTAACAAAAAGTTGA
- the LOC113730771 gene encoding uncharacterized protein isoform X6, producing MIRCCPDLPLRGSPAPLLSIDQDLPLRGSPAPLLSVDQDWKATVVRLIFYEKKVEKIFSASSLPHSRSSWFSSSRSKNSVNVAKKP from the exons atGATTCGCTGTTGTCCAGATCTTCCTCTTCGTGGCTCTCCAGCTCCATTACTCTCCATTGATCAAG ATCTGCCTCTCCGTGGCTCTCCAGCTCCATTACTCTCCGTTGATCAAG ATTGGAAGGCAACAGTTGTTCGTCTCATATTTTATGAGAAAAAGGTAGAG aaaatttttagtGCTTCTTCTCTCCCGCATTCTCGTTCCTCATG GTTTTCATCTTCAAGGTCAAAGAACTCAGTAAACGTGGCAAAAAAG CCTTAA
- the LOC113730771 gene encoding uncharacterized protein isoform X4 has product MIRCCPDLPLRGSPAPLLSIDQDLPLRGSPAPLLSVDQDWKATVVRLIFYEKKVEKIFSASSLPHSRSSWFSSSRSKNSVNVAKKSPIAVAIRSE; this is encoded by the exons atGATTCGCTGTTGTCCAGATCTTCCTCTTCGTGGCTCTCCAGCTCCATTACTCTCCATTGATCAAG ATCTGCCTCTCCGTGGCTCTCCAGCTCCATTACTCTCCGTTGATCAAG ATTGGAAGGCAACAGTTGTTCGTCTCATATTTTATGAGAAAAAGGTAGAG aaaatttttagtGCTTCTTCTCTCCCGCATTCTCGTTCCTCATG GTTTTCATCTTCAAGGTCAAAGAACTCAGTAAACGTGGCAAAAAAG AGTCCTATTGCGGTTGCAATAAGAAGTGAATAG
- the LOC113730771 gene encoding uncharacterized protein isoform X5: MIRCCPDLPLRGSPAPLLSIDQDLPLRGSPAPLLSVDQDWKATVVRLIFYEKKKIFSASSLPHSRSSWFSSSRSKNSVNVAKKSPIAVAIRSE, from the exons atGATTCGCTGTTGTCCAGATCTTCCTCTTCGTGGCTCTCCAGCTCCATTACTCTCCATTGATCAAG ATCTGCCTCTCCGTGGCTCTCCAGCTCCATTACTCTCCGTTGATCAAG ATTGGAAGGCAACAGTTGTTCGTCTCATATTTTATGAGAAAAAG aaaatttttagtGCTTCTTCTCTCCCGCATTCTCGTTCCTCATG GTTTTCATCTTCAAGGTCAAAGAACTCAGTAAACGTGGCAAAAAAG AGTCCTATTGCGGTTGCAATAAGAAGTGAATAG
- the LOC140036629 gene encoding serine carboxypeptidase-like yields the protein MKHSIFVSPILVLLFVLLSPLSSHAFLRLPPNAYFPSVHAEKLIRQLNLFPKQLINIADHDPLSSSSFSEAEKIVERPLKLSNLVSDPSVTVQDLAHHAGYFKIEHSHAARMFYFFFQSRNSKKDPVVIWLTGGPGCGSELALFYENGPFSIAKNLSLLWNDYGWDKVSNLLYVDQPIGTGFSYSTDRRDIRHNEDGISNDLYDFLQAFFSKHREFAKNDFYITGESYAGHYIPAFAARVHRGNKAKEGIHINLKGFAIGNGLTEPGIQYGAYTDYALDMGIISDSDHDRINKVLPVCETAIKLCGTDGTISCLASYLVCNAMFSSIMAHAGDINYYDIRKKCEGSLCYDFSNLDNFLNQKTVRNALGVGDLDFVSCSPTVYQAMLVDWMRNLEAGIPALLEDGIKLLVYAGEYDLICNWLGNSRWVHAMEWSGQNEFKSSPEVPFVVDSSEAGLLKSHGPLSFLKVHDAGHMVPMDQPQAALEMLKRWMKGSLTESSAEPGKLVSSM from the exons ATGAAGCACTCGATTTTCGTATCTCCTATCCTTGTTCTTCTCTTCGTCCTACTTTCTCCTCTTTCTTCCCATGCTTTTCTCCGATTGCCTCCGAATGCGTACTTTCCGTCCGTGCACGCGGAGAAGTTGATCCGGCAGCTGAATTTGTTCCCCAAACAGCTGATCAACATCGCCGATCACGACCCTCtgtcttcttcctccttttctgaagcTGAGAAAATTGTTGAAAGGCCGTTGAAGTTATCCAACTTAGTCTCCGATCCTAGCGTCACCGTTCAAGACCTTGCTCATCATgctggttatttcaaaattgagCACTCCCATGCCGCCAG GATGTTTTACTTTTTCTTCCAATCACGCAACAGCAAGAAAGACCCAGTCGTTATCTGGTTGACTGGCGGACCTGGTTGCGGCAGTGAATTAGCACTCTTTTATGAAAATGGACCTTTCAGTATTGCTAAAAACTTGTCTCTTCTCTGGAATGACTATGGCTGGGACAAG GTCTCGAATTTATTGTACGTGGACCAGCCCATTGGAACTGGCTTCAGCTACAGCACTGATAGGCGTGATATTCGTCATAACGAAGACGGAATTAGCAACGACTTATATGACTTTTTGCAG GCTTTCTTTTCAAAGCATCGTGAGTTCGCAAAGAATGACTTCTACATAACAGGGGAATCATATGCTGGTCATTACATTCCAGCTTTTGCTGCTAGAGTGCACCGTGGAAACAAAGCTAAGGAAGGAATTCACATCAATCTGAAG GGATTTGCTATTGGTAATGGGCTGACTGAACCAGGAATCCAGTATGGAGCATACACTGATTATGCACTGGACATGGGGATTATTTCAGACTCTGATCATGACCGTATCAACAAGGTGCTTCCAGTGTGTGAGACAGCAATAAAGCTTTGTG GCACAGATGGGACAATCTCTTGCTTGGCTTCCTATTTGGTTTGTAACGCCATGTTCAGCTCCATCATGGCACATGCTGGTGATATAAAT TACTATGACATCCGAAAGAAGTGTGAGGGCAGCCTGTGTTATGACTTCTCAAACTTGGATAATTTTCTGAATCAGAAGACTGTAAGAAATGCTCTGGGTGTGGGAGATCTAGATTTTGTCTCTTGTAGTCCAACTGTGTATCAGGCTATGCTTGTTGATTGGATGAGAAACCTTGAAGCTGGCATTCCTGCTCTTCTCGAGGATGGAATAAAATTACTTGTTTATGCTGGAGAATACGATCTTATATGCAACTGGCTTG GCAATTCGAGATGGGTTCATGCCATGGAGTGGAGTGGTCAAAACGAGTTCAAATCATCTCCTGAAGTTCCCTTTGTGGTTGATAGTTCTGAGGCAGGGTTGCTGAAAAGCCATGGACCACTTAGTTTCCTCAAG GTGCACGATGCCGGACACATGGTTCCCATGGATCAACCGCAAGCAGCACTAGAGATGCTGAAGAGGTGGATGAAGGGCTCACTTACTGAAAGCTCTGCTGAGCCAGGAAAATTGGTTTCTTCAATGTGA
- the LOC113730776 gene encoding U11/U12 small nuclear ribonucleoprotein 31 kDa protein, whose protein sequence is MSRKRTHIDDDDDDDTFYHRYSSTAPPPNQLSSSSSSTNKRSGSGGLAPSKSTVYVSNLDYSLTNSDLHTIFSNFGKVAKVTVLKDRYSRQSRGVAFILFVSRDDAIKAVKGIDKKVLNGRTLTASIASDNGRAPEFIKKRVYKDKSRCYECGEEGHLSYECPKNLLGPRERPAPSKKGRRDGGGSGGGWGRREVEEEEEEEEMALFETDNWASVVDKGAEDRLLRGEEEVRKKKKKKKKEKRKGYFSDESDEDDECEVWHQLGIL, encoded by the coding sequence ATGTCGAGAAAGAGAACCCATATCGACGACGATGACGACGACGACACCTTCTACCACCGCTACTCCTCCACGGCACCACCGCCTAATCAGCTCTCCTCTTCCTCCTCTAGCACCAATAAGCGCAGCGGCAGCGGAGGCCTAGCTCCATCAAAATCAACAGTCTACGTGAGCAACTTAGACTACTCCTTGACAAACTCCGATCTCCACACAATCTTCTCCAACTTCGGAAAAGTAGCCAAAGTCACCGTCCTTAAAGACCGCTACAGCCGCCAAAGCCGAGGCGTTGCATTTATCCTCTTCGTGTCTCGCGACGATGCCATAAAAGCTGTGAAGGGAATTGACAAGAAAGTCCTCAACGGCAGAACCCTAACTGCTTCCATAGCTTCTGATAACGGCCGGGCCCCGGAGTTTATAAAGAAGAGAGTGTACAAGGATAAGAGTAGGTGCTATGAGTGTGGCGAAGAAGGGCATCTGTCGTATGAGTGTCCAAAGAATTTGTTGGGGCCTAGAGAAAGGCCGGCGCCTTCGAAGAAGGGAAGGAGAGACGGTGGGGGTAGTGGAGGAGGCTGGGGAAGAAGAGAAGTggaagaggaagaggaggaggaggaaatgGCGTTGTTTGAAACGGATAATTGGGCGTCAGTGGTGGATAAGGGGGCAGAGGATAGGTTGTTGAGAGGGGAGGAGGAggtgaggaagaagaagaagaagaagaagaaggagaagagaaaAGGGTATTTTAGTGATGAGAGTGACGAGGATGATGAATGCGAGGTGTGGCATCAGCTTGGAATTTTGTAA